The Candidatus Methylomirabilis limnetica DNA segment ACCACCTGCACCGGCCGGGTCAGGTTCTGCGGGTAGAGGACTGGCAGCAGATAGTGCTCGATGAAGCCGCCCGCGTACCCCGCCTGGCCACCCAGTTGGCGGAACCGAATCTCAAGAGGGGTGAGCGG contains these protein-coding regions:
- a CDS encoding DUF2784 domain-containing protein; this encodes PLTPLEIRFRQLGGQAGYAGGFIEHYLLPVLYPQNLTRPVQVVLGTLVLILNAATYRRLWRRRTSGNV